In Gemmatimonadaceae bacterium, a genomic segment contains:
- the cybH gene encoding Ni/Fe-hydrogenase, b-type cytochrome subunit: MTTPSSAGDAALHPHAGPRRVIEPPVTPRSPRGRLLQHPVPPARGEYEWMYLWQFPLRLMHWIAAFSIVLLVLTGWWIGRPFFMGAAQSTSTFGTQWARLIHFTAGMLLSVTALVRIYWLVAGNRFERFKALFPVRSRDIRNLFKQMRFYMFMPPKDMPSYIGHNPMAQLSYTLLYLAGALMVITGFALYTTTHPNGWMYGMFYPVTTILGGLQSVRLLHHIVTWFFVMFIPVHVYLAMRADVIERGGGVSQMINGGKFVPIDEDFADAED; encoded by the coding sequence ATGACCACCCCGTCCTCGGCTGGCGATGCGGCGCTGCATCCGCATGCCGGCCCACGCCGTGTTATCGAGCCACCGGTCACCCCGCGCTCGCCGCGTGGTCGACTGTTGCAGCATCCCGTGCCGCCCGCCAGGGGCGAGTACGAGTGGATGTATCTGTGGCAGTTCCCGCTGCGCCTGATGCACTGGATCGCCGCCTTCAGCATCGTGCTGCTCGTGCTGACCGGCTGGTGGATTGGCCGTCCGTTCTTCATGGGCGCGGCGCAAAGCACCAGCACGTTTGGCACACAATGGGCGCGCCTGATCCACTTCACCGCCGGCATGCTGCTGAGTGTCACCGCACTGGTGCGCATCTACTGGTTGGTGGCGGGTAACCGATTCGAACGCTTCAAGGCGCTCTTTCCCGTGCGCTCGCGTGACATCCGCAATCTGTTCAAGCAGATGCGCTTCTACATGTTCATGCCCCCCAAGGACATGCCGTCCTACATCGGACACAACCCGATGGCGCAGCTGTCGTACACCTTGCTGTATCTGGCCGGTGCCCTGATGGTCATCACCGGGTTCGCGCTGTACACCACCACACATCCCAACGGGTGGATGTACGGGATGTTCTATCCCGTTACCACGATCCTTGGCGGGTTGCAGAGCGTGCGGCTGTTGCACCACATCGTCACGTGGTTCTTCGTCATGTTCATCCCCGTGCATGTGTATCTCGCCATGCGTGCCGATGTCATCGAGCGCGGTGGCGGCGTCTCGCAGATGATCAACGGCGGCAAGTTCGTGCCGATCGACGAGGACTTCGCGGATGCGGAAGACTGA
- a CDS encoding nickel-dependent hydrogenase large subunit, translating to MARTKVVVDPITRIEGHLRIEVLAEDGRIANAWASATQFRGLELVLKGRDPRDAWAFAQRICGVCTVVHAVASLRAVEDALAIKIPAQANLIRNLMVGMQYIHDHVVHFYHLHALDWVDVVSALKADPVAAEKIAQGISTWPNNNAARFREVQERVKTFVSSGQLGIFTNGYWGHPAYKLPPEVNLIAVSHYLEALDWQRDVARLHAIFGGKNPHPNFIVGGMASPINLDARATINADSLTDVKSLIMKAQDFVERVYWPDLVAIAGFYKDWAAIGGGTGNYLSYGDIPKTNGGTDFYFPRGVVLNKDLSKVVPFDQAGVTEQIHSAWYEYEGGNDKALHPWEGETKASYTGPAAPWTYLQDEKKYTWMKAPRYNGKPMEVGPLARMLVGYASGHKEIKDLVGQTLGALKVGPEALFSTLGRTAARGMESILWARLMSTWYDDLVARIKGGDTATHNGDKWDPSTWPAEAKGFGFMEAPRGALGHWVNIKDGKIENYQAVVPSTWNCSPRDKDGVMGPYEAALVDNHPLLDPERPIEILRTIHSFDPCLACGVHILDASGREIMEVKVQ from the coding sequence ATGGCACGGACAAAGGTCGTCGTCGACCCGATCACCCGAATCGAAGGTCATCTCCGCATTGAAGTGCTGGCCGAGGACGGACGCATTGCCAACGCCTGGGCCAGCGCGACGCAATTCCGCGGACTGGAGCTGGTACTCAAGGGTCGCGATCCGCGTGACGCGTGGGCCTTCGCGCAACGCATTTGTGGTGTGTGCACGGTGGTGCATGCGGTCGCGTCGCTGCGCGCCGTGGAAGACGCGCTCGCCATCAAGATCCCGGCGCAGGCCAACCTGATTCGCAACCTGATGGTCGGGATGCAGTACATCCACGATCATGTGGTGCACTTCTACCATCTGCACGCACTGGACTGGGTGGACGTGGTCAGTGCGCTCAAGGCCGACCCGGTCGCGGCGGAGAAGATCGCCCAGGGCATCTCCACGTGGCCGAACAACAACGCGGCGCGTTTCCGCGAAGTGCAGGAGCGGGTCAAGACATTCGTGTCGAGTGGCCAGTTGGGCATCTTCACCAACGGCTACTGGGGACATCCCGCATACAAGCTGCCGCCGGAAGTGAACCTGATTGCGGTCTCGCACTATCTCGAAGCACTCGACTGGCAGCGCGATGTGGCCCGTCTGCACGCCATCTTCGGTGGCAAGAATCCCCACCCCAACTTCATCGTGGGTGGCATGGCGTCGCCCATCAATCTCGATGCGCGCGCCACGATCAATGCCGACAGCCTCACCGATGTAAAGAGTCTCATCATGAAGGCGCAGGACTTCGTGGAGCGCGTGTACTGGCCCGACCTGGTGGCCATTGCGGGCTTCTACAAGGATTGGGCTGCCATTGGTGGCGGCACGGGCAACTACCTCTCGTATGGCGATATCCCGAAGACGAACGGCGGCACCGATTTCTATTTCCCGCGCGGCGTCGTCCTCAACAAGGATCTCTCGAAGGTCGTGCCATTCGATCAGGCCGGCGTGACCGAGCAGATCCACAGCGCGTGGTACGAGTACGAAGGCGGCAACGACAAGGCGCTGCACCCGTGGGAAGGCGAAACCAAGGCATCGTACACCGGTCCCGCGGCCCCGTGGACGTACCTGCAGGACGAGAAGAAGTACACGTGGATGAAGGCGCCGCGCTACAATGGCAAGCCGATGGAAGTCGGCCCGTTGGCGCGCATGCTGGTGGGCTACGCGTCCGGTCACAAGGAGATCAAGGATCTCGTTGGCCAGACATTGGGCGCACTCAAGGTGGGGCCGGAAGCGCTCTTCTCCACGCTGGGTCGAACGGCGGCACGCGGCATGGAGTCGATCCTGTGGGCGCGACTCATGTCCACCTGGTACGACGATCTGGTGGCCCGCATCAAGGGCGGCGACACGGCCACGCACAACGGTGACAAGTGGGATCCGTCCACCTGGCCGGCTGAAGCCAAGGGCTTCGGATTCATGGAAGCGCCGCGCGGTGCGCTGGGACACTGGGTGAACATCAAGGACGGCAAGATCGAGAACTACCAGGCGGTCGTGCCCAGCACGTGGAACTGTTCGCCGCGTGACAAGGATGGCGTCATGGGGCCGTACGAAGCAGCGCTGGTGGACAATCATCCGCTGCTCGATCCCGAGCGGCCCATCGAGATCCTGCGCACCATCCATTCGTTTGATCCGTGTCTCGCCTGTGGCGTGCACATCCTCGACGCCAGCGGACGCGAGATCATGGAGGTGAAAGTGCAATGA